Proteins from a genomic interval of Piscinibacter sp. HJYY11:
- a CDS encoding flavin reductase family protein: MRQDVHLGHASRLINHGPTVLVGSAHGGRRNLMAAAWSMPVEFTPPRIAIVIDKKTFTKELVTASGGLAVSIPGRALLDATYAVGSVSGREVGDKFTRFGIESFDGPVLGLPFAADAVAWMECRLIHEPHTEEAYDTCFAEVVWAAADARVFDHGRWSFRDDNTDLHTLHHLGGGNFAWPQRTEQARPLKPST; encoded by the coding sequence ATGAGACAAGACGTCCACCTCGGCCACGCCTCCCGCCTGATCAACCACGGCCCCACCGTGCTCGTCGGCAGCGCCCATGGCGGGCGGCGCAACCTGATGGCGGCGGCGTGGTCGATGCCGGTGGAGTTCACGCCGCCGCGCATCGCGATCGTCATCGACAAGAAGACCTTCACCAAGGAACTCGTCACCGCGAGCGGCGGCTTGGCGGTGAGCATTCCGGGACGGGCCCTGCTGGACGCTACCTACGCGGTGGGCAGCGTCTCGGGTCGCGAGGTCGGCGACAAGTTCACCCGCTTCGGCATCGAGAGTTTCGACGGCCCGGTGCTCGGCCTGCCGTTCGCGGCCGACGCGGTGGCCTGGATGGAGTGCCGCCTGATCCACGAGCCGCACACCGAAGAGGCCTACGACACCTGCTTCGCCGAAGTGGTGTGGGCCGCGGCCGACGCGCGGGTGTTCGACCACGGCCGCTGGTCGTTCCGCGATGACAACACCGACCTGCACACGCTGCACCACCTGGGCGGCGGCAATTTCGCGTGGCCGCAGCGCACCGAGCAGGCCCGCCCGCTGAAGCCTTCCACCTGA
- a CDS encoding glutathione S-transferase family protein, which translates to MALTLHYHPLSSYCHKALIALDELGIQVEKKLLNLGDPTERDAHLALWPTGKMPLLVDDGRVVPETSIIIEYLQRHHAREGRRLIPDDAGAALDVRLWDRLFDLYVMTPMQAHTSDLLRPEADRDPISVAEARARLLMAYELVDRQLAGRTWITGEAFTLADCAAAPSLFYAVTYVPLPAERRQLAAYFERLMARPSVARTVEQARPFFKWYPGRAGLAKRFFDPAA; encoded by the coding sequence ATGGCCCTCACGCTGCACTACCACCCGTTGTCCTCGTACTGCCACAAGGCGCTCATCGCGCTCGACGAGCTGGGCATCCAGGTCGAGAAGAAGCTGCTCAACCTCGGCGACCCCACCGAGCGCGACGCGCACCTCGCGCTCTGGCCGACTGGCAAGATGCCGCTGCTGGTCGACGACGGCCGCGTGGTGCCCGAGACGTCGATCATCATCGAGTACCTGCAGCGCCACCACGCGCGCGAAGGCCGCCGCCTCATCCCCGACGACGCCGGCGCCGCCCTCGATGTGCGCCTGTGGGACCGACTGTTCGACCTGTATGTGATGACACCCATGCAGGCCCACACCAGCGACCTGCTGCGCCCCGAGGCCGACCGTGACCCGATCAGCGTGGCCGAAGCGAGGGCCAGGCTGCTGATGGCCTACGAGCTCGTCGATCGCCAACTCGCCGGGCGCACCTGGATCACCGGTGAGGCGTTCACCTTGGCCGACTGCGCCGCGGCGCCTTCGCTCTTCTACGCCGTGACCTACGTGCCGCTGCCGGCCGAGCGCCGGCAGCTGGCCGCCTACTTCGAGCGCCTGATGGCCAGGCCGTCGGTGGCCCGCACCGTCGAGCAGGCCCGCCCGTTCTTCAAGTGGTACCCGGGCCGCGCCGGCCTGGCCAAACGCTTCTTCGACCCCGCGGCCTGA
- a CDS encoding isocitrate lyase/phosphoenolpyruvate mutase family protein: MTFLDLHRAERGFVMPNAWDAGTAVLLAEAGFAAIGTTSAGIAFSLGKPDFHVRHAHLAVTRDETLDAVKRIASAVPLPVNADLEAGYGDTPEQVAESVRLAIAAGAAGCNIEDTHRATGRLFDEAEAVERIAAASEAVRASGRAFVLNARTDVFQHGGDQGLARAIERGNRFIAAGADCVFTPGVADAERARTLVREIGGPLNLVVGLNEAASSATALLDVGVKRISVGGSIARAALGLVRQAALELRERGTVAYASGQIPQGELNALFERAWARRP, translated from the coding sequence TTGACCTTTCTCGACCTGCACCGCGCCGAGCGCGGTTTCGTGATGCCCAATGCCTGGGACGCCGGCACCGCGGTGCTGCTCGCCGAGGCCGGCTTCGCGGCCATTGGCACCACCAGCGCCGGCATCGCCTTCTCGCTCGGCAAGCCCGACTTCCATGTGCGCCACGCCCACCTCGCCGTCACGCGAGACGAGACCCTCGATGCCGTGAAGCGCATCGCGTCTGCCGTGCCGCTGCCGGTCAATGCCGACCTCGAAGCGGGCTATGGCGACACGCCCGAGCAGGTGGCCGAGTCGGTGCGCCTGGCCATCGCCGCCGGCGCGGCCGGCTGCAACATCGAAGACACCCACCGCGCCACCGGCCGGCTCTTCGACGAGGCAGAAGCGGTCGAGCGCATCGCCGCCGCAAGCGAGGCGGTGCGGGCCAGCGGCCGCGCATTCGTGCTGAACGCGCGCACCGATGTCTTCCAGCATGGCGGCGATCAGGGCCTCGCACGCGCCATCGAGCGTGGCAACCGCTTCATCGCGGCCGGCGCCGATTGCGTGTTCACCCCCGGCGTCGCCGATGCCGAGCGTGCCCGCACGCTGGTGCGCGAGATCGGCGGCCCGCTCAACCTGGTGGTGGGCCTCAACGAAGCCGCCTCCAGCGCCACGGCCCTTCTCGACGTCGGCGTGAAGCGCATCAGCGTCGGCGGCTCCATCGCGCGTGCAGCGCTCGGCCTCGTGCGGCAGGCCGCCCTCGAGCTGCGCGAGCGCGGCACCGTCGCCTATGCCAGCGGGCAGATCCCGCAAGGCGAGCTGAATGCCCTCTTCGAGCGGGCCTGGGCGCGGCGGCCCTAG
- a CDS encoding LysR substrate-binding domain-containing protein encodes MELRQLRYFIRVVELGSMGRAAAELGVVTSALSQQISRLEGELSTRLLQRSPTGVTPTDAGVAFWRQAQLAVRHADEAVQAAQQQRLAGQVSVGLAPSTASVLALPLMGAMRERYPAIRLHLVESLSGNLSAMLDARQLDLAVLFETDAQQRFSVAPLLDEGLYLIGAAGLAGMPRGRQVRLKDIAGLPLVMPSGTHGLRAVVEQAFARAKCKPRVVADIDGLAILMDAVRAGWAATVQPGAATARLPHDALRVVRVADAGARRRNLLAGLPDEELSPAALAARVVVGDVVRSLVEAGQWAGARLCTA; translated from the coding sequence ATGGAACTGCGGCAACTTCGCTACTTCATCCGCGTCGTCGAACTGGGCAGCATGGGCCGTGCCGCGGCCGAGCTCGGTGTGGTCACCTCGGCGCTGAGCCAGCAGATCAGCCGGCTGGAGGGCGAGCTGTCCACGCGGCTGCTGCAACGCAGCCCCACCGGCGTGACGCCCACTGATGCAGGCGTCGCGTTCTGGCGGCAGGCGCAGCTCGCCGTGCGCCATGCCGACGAAGCCGTGCAGGCCGCGCAGCAGCAGCGGCTTGCCGGGCAGGTGAGCGTGGGTCTTGCGCCGTCGACGGCCTCGGTGCTTGCGCTGCCGCTCATGGGCGCGATGCGAGAGCGCTACCCCGCGATCCGCCTGCACCTGGTCGAGAGCCTGTCGGGCAACCTGTCGGCGATGCTCGATGCGCGCCAGCTCGACCTGGCGGTGCTCTTCGAGACCGATGCGCAGCAGCGCTTCAGCGTGGCACCGCTGCTCGACGAAGGCCTGTACCTGATCGGCGCGGCAGGCCTCGCCGGCATGCCGCGCGGCCGGCAGGTGCGGCTGAAAGACATCGCCGGCCTGCCCTTGGTGATGCCCAGCGGCACGCACGGCCTGCGCGCGGTGGTGGAGCAGGCCTTCGCGCGCGCGAAGTGCAAGCCGCGCGTCGTCGCCGACATCGACGGCCTTGCGATCCTGATGGACGCGGTGCGCGCCGGCTGGGCCGCCACCGTGCAGCCCGGCGCTGCGACGGCACGCCTGCCCCACGACGCCTTGCGGGTGGTGAGGGTGGCCGACGCCGGTGCGCGGCGGCGCAACCTGCTCGCTGGCCTGCCGGACGAGGAGCTCTCGCCGGCCGCACTCGCCGCACGCGTGGTGGTCGGCGACGTGGTGCGCTCGCTGGTCGAAGCCGGCCAGTGGGCCGGCGCGAGGCTGTGCACGGCCTAG
- a CDS encoding tripartite tricarboxylate transporter substrate binding protein encodes MNSTFPSLRRRHAVALLGAAALPGLARAQAKFPDKPITLIVPFAPGGIADITARAVSEVMAQKLGQAVIVDNRPSAGSIVASQAVATAKPDGHTLLLMSNGNAVSVGLFKKLPYDTKKDFVGISTLGYFDLGLFVASGSKFASLKDLVAYARAHPGKLNVGTIAAGSTQHLAAKLFETVAGLEVALIPYKGSPAVLTALRGGEIDVAFEILGPMLPQVQAGVVKALAVSGDKRNPALPEVPTAMEAGVAGYNVASWNALAAPAGTPAAVVEVLNRAAREAVASPAVRDKLARLGMRVAASSPAELEKLLASEIDRWSAVIRAARIEPE; translated from the coding sequence ATGAACAGCACCTTCCCCTCCCTCCGGCGCCGCCACGCCGTTGCACTGCTGGGCGCCGCCGCACTGCCCGGCCTCGCGCGGGCGCAGGCAAAGTTCCCTGACAAGCCGATCACCCTCATCGTGCCCTTCGCCCCCGGCGGCATTGCCGACATCACCGCGCGTGCCGTGTCGGAGGTGATGGCGCAGAAGCTCGGGCAGGCGGTGATCGTCGACAACCGGCCGAGCGCCGGCAGCATCGTCGCGAGCCAGGCGGTGGCGACGGCCAAGCCCGATGGCCACACGCTGCTGCTGATGAGCAACGGCAATGCGGTGAGCGTGGGCCTCTTCAAGAAGCTGCCCTACGACACGAAGAAAGACTTCGTGGGCATCAGCACGCTCGGCTACTTCGACCTCGGCCTCTTCGTGGCCAGCGGGTCGAAGTTCGCCTCATTGAAGGACCTGGTGGCCTATGCCCGCGCCCACCCGGGCAAGCTCAACGTCGGCACGATCGCGGCCGGCAGCACGCAGCACCTCGCAGCCAAGCTCTTCGAGACGGTGGCCGGTCTCGAGGTGGCGCTCATCCCCTACAAGGGCAGCCCGGCGGTGCTGACCGCCTTGCGCGGCGGCGAGATCGATGTGGCATTCGAGATCCTCGGGCCGATGCTGCCGCAGGTGCAGGCGGGTGTGGTCAAGGCGCTCGCGGTGTCGGGCGACAAGCGCAACCCCGCGCTGCCCGAGGTGCCGACCGCCATGGAAGCCGGCGTGGCGGGCTACAACGTGGCGTCGTGGAATGCGCTCGCGGCGCCGGCCGGCACGCCGGCCGCGGTGGTGGAGGTGCTCAACCGCGCAGCGCGCGAGGCAGTGGCCTCGCCGGCGGTGCGCGACAAGCTCGCCAGGCTGGGCATGCGCGTGGCGGCCAGCTCGCCCGCCGAGCTGGAGAAGCTGCTCGCGAGCGAGATCGACCGCTGGAGCGCCGTGATCCGCGCGGCCAGGATCGAGCCGGAGTGA
- the tcuB gene encoding tricarballylate utilization 4Fe-4S protein TcuB, with protein sequence MAEGRVIPIVPLSAAQAEVDRVLTICNACRYCEGFCAVFPAMTRRLSFPAADVDYLANLCHNCGACLHACQYAPPHEFAVNVPQAMARVRGETYAGHAWPRALGVLYQRNGLVLSLALASGLALFLVLAVMREGGFWQRVDGGNFYAVFPHGLMVSLFAPVFAFVVLALAMAVRHFWRGISPGEASGPAVGEAARDALRLRYLDGGHGEGCNEADDRYTLARRRFHHFTFYGFLLCFAATCVATLYHYLFGWPAPYGVTSLPKLLGITGGVSLVIGTAGLGWLNLKRHPTHGDVAQRPMDRGFIALLFLTASSGLVLMLVRSTAALPLALCVHLGAVMALFLTLPYGKFAHGVFRVAALLKWAIEKRQPNTVGVGE encoded by the coding sequence ATGGCTGAGGGCCGGGTCATCCCCATCGTGCCGCTGAGTGCCGCACAGGCCGAGGTCGACCGCGTGCTGACCATCTGCAACGCCTGCCGCTACTGCGAAGGCTTCTGCGCCGTCTTCCCCGCGATGACACGCCGCCTCTCGTTCCCCGCGGCCGACGTCGACTACCTCGCGAACCTCTGTCACAACTGCGGTGCCTGCCTGCACGCCTGCCAGTACGCGCCGCCGCACGAGTTCGCGGTCAACGTGCCGCAGGCGATGGCGCGCGTGCGCGGCGAGACCTATGCCGGCCATGCGTGGCCGCGGGCGCTCGGTGTGCTCTACCAGCGCAACGGGCTCGTGCTGTCGCTCGCACTCGCCTCGGGGCTGGCGCTCTTCCTCGTGCTCGCGGTGATGCGCGAAGGCGGCTTCTGGCAGCGGGTGGACGGCGGCAACTTCTACGCGGTGTTTCCGCACGGGCTGATGGTGAGTCTCTTCGCGCCGGTGTTCGCCTTCGTCGTGCTGGCCCTTGCGATGGCGGTGCGGCACTTCTGGCGCGGCATCTCGCCGGGCGAGGCGTCGGGCCCGGCAGTGGGCGAAGCCGCGCGCGATGCGCTGCGCCTCAGGTATCTCGATGGTGGGCACGGCGAGGGCTGCAACGAAGCCGACGACCGCTACACGCTCGCGCGGCGCCGCTTCCACCATTTCACCTTCTACGGATTCCTGCTGTGCTTCGCCGCGACCTGCGTGGCCACGCTCTACCACTACCTCTTCGGCTGGCCCGCGCCGTATGGCGTCACGAGTCTTCCGAAGCTGCTGGGCATCACCGGCGGGGTCTCGCTCGTGATCGGCACCGCCGGTCTGGGGTGGCTCAACCTGAAGCGGCACCCGACACACGGCGACGTGGCGCAGCGCCCCATGGACCGCGGCTTCATCGCGCTGCTTTTCCTCACCGCGTCGAGCGGCCTCGTGCTGATGCTCGTGCGCAGCACCGCGGCCTTGCCCTTGGCGCTGTGCGTGCACCTGGGGGCGGTGATGGCGCTCTTCCTCACCTTGCCCTACGGCAAGTTCGCGCACGGGGTGTTCCGCGTCGCCGCCTTGCTGAAGTGGGCGATCGAGAAGCGGCAGCCCAATACGGTGGGGGTGGGCGAGTAG
- a CDS encoding caspase family protein translates to MNAIRLLLLPLGLCLALLAGCASAPAKADKVALVIGNAAYDNVVRLVNPTNDAADMCASLRKLGFKTTCATDVRDRAEFDTLVKAYVAALDAGAVGVFYYSGHGVQAGHGNYLIPTQVKLKSATEDPTKVLYAVDDLFDRLRQRRARFQLVVLDACRADLFEQAEHKPGSRVAAAPRSDLVRALETVARASNGLAPIKDAPPGTIVLYATASKDLAFDGDGRNGPLTKHILAHIETRGLYVEEFIKRVTLGVEQETFRKYRKRQTPFIYGSFSGKFCFAGCPGDNDVPVPPAF, encoded by the coding sequence ATGAACGCCATCCGCTTGCTGCTGCTCCCGCTTGGCCTCTGTCTCGCCCTGCTCGCCGGCTGTGCCAGCGCACCGGCCAAGGCCGACAAGGTGGCGCTCGTGATCGGCAATGCCGCGTACGACAACGTGGTGAGGCTCGTGAACCCGACGAACGATGCCGCCGACATGTGCGCGTCGCTGCGCAAGCTCGGCTTCAAGACCACCTGCGCCACCGACGTGCGCGACCGCGCCGAGTTCGACACGCTGGTGAAGGCCTACGTGGCCGCGCTCGATGCCGGCGCCGTGGGGGTCTTCTACTACTCGGGCCATGGCGTGCAGGCCGGACACGGCAACTACCTGATCCCCACGCAGGTGAAGCTCAAGTCGGCCACCGAAGACCCGACCAAGGTGCTCTACGCGGTCGACGATCTCTTCGACCGCCTGCGCCAGCGCCGCGCGCGTTTCCAGCTGGTGGTGCTCGATGCGTGCCGGGCCGACCTCTTCGAACAGGCCGAGCACAAGCCCGGCTCGCGCGTGGCCGCCGCGCCCCGCTCCGACCTCGTGCGCGCACTCGAGACCGTGGCCCGCGCGAGCAACGGGCTCGCGCCGATCAAGGACGCCCCGCCCGGCACCATCGTGCTCTATGCCACCGCCTCGAAAGACCTCGCCTTCGACGGCGACGGCCGCAACGGCCCGCTCACCAAGCACATCCTCGCGCACATCGAGACCCGCGGCCTCTACGTCGAGGAGTTCATCAAGCGCGTGACGCTCGGCGTGGAGCAGGAGACCTTCCGCAAGTACCGCAAGCGCCAGACGCCGTTCATCTACGGCTCGTTCAGCGGCAAGTTCTGCTTCGCCGGCTGCCCGGGCGACAACGACGTGCCGGTGCCGCCGGCGTTCTGA
- a CDS encoding porin, translating to MMKKTVLAAAVLLASGLTHAQSSGPSVSVGLRAWQAQWDTFSYTLDQNGDSVVIQVPAKDKLVLLPVLSVRWGDFTGSLSLYPSTEHEMLGGRRDKREEFDINLGYSVTPGVALTLGYKKVEQRGSLLYALDGPVAGISGTAPLGQGWSLYGSLGMGWMKSTGSSDVKFDADYRLSEVGAAYTIPAGTFIKAVTLTAGYRTQVLTSKDALPSQDGRDLTQGFTFGAIATF from the coding sequence ATGATGAAGAAGACTGTTCTTGCCGCCGCGGTGCTGCTCGCCAGCGGCCTCACCCATGCGCAGTCGTCGGGGCCCTCCGTCTCGGTCGGCCTGCGCGCCTGGCAGGCCCAGTGGGACACCTTCAGCTACACGCTCGACCAGAACGGCGACTCCGTCGTCATCCAGGTGCCGGCGAAGGACAAGCTGGTGCTGCTGCCGGTGCTGAGCGTGCGCTGGGGAGATTTCACCGGGTCGTTGAGCCTCTACCCGTCGACCGAGCACGAGATGCTGGGCGGCCGGCGAGACAAGCGCGAGGAGTTCGACATCAACCTCGGCTATTCGGTCACGCCTGGCGTGGCGCTCACGCTCGGCTACAAGAAAGTCGAGCAGCGCGGCAGCCTGCTCTATGCGCTCGACGGCCCGGTGGCCGGCATCAGCGGTACCGCGCCGCTCGGGCAGGGATGGTCGCTCTATGGCTCGCTCGGCATGGGCTGGATGAAGAGCACCGGCAGCAGCGACGTGAAGTTCGACGCCGACTACCGCCTCAGCGAGGTGGGGGCGGCCTACACCATTCCCGCCGGCACCTTCATCAAGGCGGTGACGCTGACCGCCGGCTACCGCACGCAGGTGCTCACCTCGAAGGACGCGCTGCCCAGCCAGGACGGCCGCGACCTCACGCAAGGCTTCACCTTCGGCGCCATCGCGACGTTCTGA
- a CDS encoding LysR family transcriptional regulator has protein sequence MDSDALATFLAVHRRGGVSAAADELARTQSAISRRLALLEQEVGAPLFERIGRGLVLSEVGAALLPYAERVAAAIGDAKAAAESARTGAGGTVQVVTVGTLANASLATALKRAQARQPGLDLRLQTATSAEVSSQVRSGAASIGLRYFDDAGADLECRVVQTERLVVVSSASHPLAGKRVKSLSQLAGERWLAFPAPERRSEAFATTVLAQFTSRGIDRPDWIAIDSLTAQKRMVEAGFGLALLQASAIEEERTAGSLAVLRVDDLDVSVPVVLVTRRGGYLSGGAQAVLRELLPGRRSR, from the coding sequence ATGGACTCCGACGCCCTGGCCACTTTTCTCGCGGTACACCGGCGCGGCGGTGTCTCGGCCGCGGCCGATGAACTGGCGCGCACGCAGTCGGCGATCAGCCGCCGTCTCGCCCTGCTGGAGCAGGAGGTCGGTGCCCCGCTCTTCGAGCGCATCGGCCGCGGGCTGGTGTTGAGCGAGGTGGGCGCGGCATTGCTGCCCTATGCCGAACGGGTGGCCGCGGCGATCGGCGATGCGAAGGCCGCAGCGGAATCGGCGCGCACCGGCGCGGGCGGCACGGTGCAGGTGGTGACGGTGGGTACGCTCGCCAACGCTTCGCTCGCCACCGCACTGAAGCGCGCCCAGGCCCGGCAGCCGGGCCTGGACCTGCGGCTTCAGACCGCCACCAGCGCCGAGGTGAGCTCGCAGGTGCGCTCGGGCGCCGCTTCGATCGGCCTGCGCTACTTCGACGACGCGGGCGCCGATCTCGAATGCCGTGTCGTGCAGACCGAGCGGCTGGTGGTCGTCAGTTCAGCTTCGCACCCGCTCGCCGGCAAAAGGGTGAAGTCGCTGTCGCAGCTGGCCGGCGAGCGCTGGCTCGCCTTTCCGGCACCGGAGCGGCGCTCGGAAGCCTTTGCCACCACGGTGCTCGCGCAGTTCACCAGCCGCGGCATCGACCGGCCCGACTGGATCGCCATCGACAGCCTCACCGCGCAGAAGCGCATGGTCGAAGCCGGCTTCGGTCTCGCCCTGCTGCAGGCGAGCGCCATCGAGGAAGAGCGCACCGCCGGCTCGCTCGCCGTGCTGCGCGTCGACGACCTCGACGTGAGCGTGCCGGTGGTGCTGGTCACGCGCCGGGGCGGCTACTTGAGCGGCGGCGCACAGGCCGTGCTGCGCGAACTCCTGCCCGGGCGTAGGTCTCGCTAG
- a CDS encoding serine hydrolase translates to MPPARHRRAAPRRLQPSRFDAVTLQEVTETDWVADLPGAHGVASAALERVFADGAHVPGLRSLVVVREGLLIGERYFHGALPSHLLPINSVTKSVSSMLVGLALSRGTLPGLDEPVHRLLPEAAEWPGAPLAGVTLRQILQGRTGMAFDVERSPELLNARDPVQRALASPRTPPPRSGWTYNDAAVSLLSPILQRAEGMSLSALAARDLFAPLGIRRFAWQRDRFDRVLAYAGLALRPRDLAKLAWMVLQQGRWQDRQVLPADWVAESTRSHGPADWRQAPMQGIGYGHLWFTGVLQGVPLVWGLGYGGQWALLAPSLKLVVATAATSPPGEKAMAQMQAVRLLVARVVMAAR, encoded by the coding sequence TTGCCCCCTGCCCGACACCGCCGCGCTGCACCGCGCCGCCTGCAGCCTTCGCGCTTCGATGCCGTCACCTTGCAGGAGGTGACCGAGACCGACTGGGTGGCCGACCTGCCCGGCGCGCATGGCGTTGCATCGGCAGCGCTCGAGCGCGTGTTTGCCGATGGCGCGCATGTGCCGGGGCTCAGGAGCCTCGTCGTCGTGCGCGAGGGCCTGCTGATCGGCGAGCGCTACTTCCATGGCGCATTGCCCTCGCACCTGCTGCCCATCAACTCGGTCACCAAGAGCGTGAGCTCGATGCTGGTGGGCCTGGCGCTTTCGCGTGGCACGCTCCCGGGCCTGGACGAGCCGGTGCACCGCCTGCTGCCGGAAGCGGCCGAATGGCCCGGTGCGCCCCTGGCCGGGGTGACGCTGCGGCAGATCCTGCAAGGGCGCACCGGCATGGCCTTCGACGTGGAGCGCTCGCCCGAGTTGCTCAACGCCCGCGATCCGGTGCAGCGCGCGCTTGCCTCCCCGCGAACGCCGCCGCCCCGCTCGGGATGGACGTACAACGATGCTGCGGTCAGCCTGCTGTCGCCCATCCTCCAGCGCGCCGAGGGCATGAGCCTGTCTGCGCTCGCTGCGCGCGACCTCTTCGCGCCGCTCGGCATCCGCCGCTTCGCCTGGCAGCGCGACCGGTTTGACCGTGTGCTCGCCTACGCCGGCCTTGCGCTGCGCCCGCGCGACCTTGCCAAGCTTGCGTGGATGGTCCTGCAGCAGGGCCGCTGGCAGGATCGGCAGGTGCTGCCCGCCGACTGGGTGGCCGAGAGCACGCGTTCCCACGGGCCGGCCGACTGGCGGCAGGCCCCGATGCAAGGCATCGGCTATGGCCACCTGTGGTTCACCGGTGTGCTGCAGGGCGTGCCGCTGGTCTGGGGCCTCGGCTATGGCGGCCAGTGGGCGCTGCTCGCGCCTTCGCTGAAGCTGGTGGTCGCCACCGCGGCCACCTCGCCGCCGGGCGAGAAGGCGATGGCACAGATGCAGGCGGTGCGCTTGCTGGTGGCGCGGGTGGTGATGGCCGCGCGGTGA
- the tcuA gene encoding FAD-dependent tricarballylate dehydrogenase TcuA, whose product MVDVLVVGGGNAALCAALMAREAGASVLMLEAAPREWRGGNSPHVRNLRCMHDAPQDVLVEAYPEEEFWQDLLKVTGGKTDEHLARLAIRASSSCRDWMRSHGVRFQPSLSGALHTARTNAFFMGGGKALVNAYYRSAERLGVTVRYETPIDRLELQDGRFVAACAGERRFAAKACVLAAGGFESNREWLREAWGQNARGEWPADNFLIRGSRFNRGVLLKHLIDCGADAIGDPTQAHMVAIDARAPLYDGGICTRIDCVSLGVVVNREAKRFYDEGEDFWPKRYAIWGRLVAQQPGQIAWSIIDAKAVGRFMPPVFPGVRADSLPELARQLGLDEATFMRTLEAYNAACRAGTFDHTVLDDCHTEGLTPAKTHWALPLDTPPFHGYALKPGVTFTYLGLKTNEHAAVHFDGTPSGNLFVAGEMMAGNVLGQGYTAGVGMSIGTAFGRIAGTSAARAALRERVHG is encoded by the coding sequence ATGGTCGATGTGCTCGTGGTCGGCGGCGGCAACGCTGCCTTGTGTGCCGCGCTGATGGCGCGCGAGGCGGGCGCCTCGGTGCTGATGCTCGAAGCCGCCCCGCGTGAGTGGCGCGGCGGCAACTCCCCGCATGTGCGCAACCTGCGCTGCATGCACGATGCGCCGCAGGACGTGCTGGTCGAGGCCTATCCCGAAGAGGAGTTCTGGCAAGACCTGCTGAAGGTCACCGGGGGCAAGACCGACGAGCACCTGGCGCGCCTGGCGATCCGTGCGTCGTCGAGCTGCCGCGACTGGATGCGATCGCATGGCGTGCGTTTCCAGCCCTCGCTCTCGGGGGCGCTGCACACCGCGCGCACCAACGCCTTCTTCATGGGCGGCGGCAAGGCCCTCGTCAATGCCTACTACCGCAGCGCCGAGCGGCTCGGGGTGACGGTGCGCTACGAGACGCCCATCGACCGCCTCGAGCTGCAGGACGGCCGCTTCGTCGCTGCTTGTGCAGGCGAGCGGCGCTTCGCTGCGAAAGCCTGCGTGCTCGCGGCCGGAGGTTTCGAGTCCAACCGCGAGTGGCTGCGCGAGGCCTGGGGGCAGAACGCACGCGGCGAATGGCCCGCCGACAACTTCCTGATCCGCGGTTCGCGCTTCAACCGCGGCGTGTTGCTCAAGCACCTGATCGACTGCGGCGCCGACGCGATCGGCGACCCGACGCAGGCCCACATGGTGGCGATCGATGCGCGCGCGCCGCTCTACGACGGCGGCATCTGCACCCGCATCGATTGCGTCTCGCTCGGCGTGGTGGTCAACCGCGAGGCGAAGCGCTTCTACGACGAGGGCGAAGACTTCTGGCCCAAGCGCTACGCGATCTGGGGCCGGCTCGTGGCGCAGCAGCCGGGGCAGATCGCGTGGTCGATCATCGACGCCAAGGCGGTGGGGCGTTTCATGCCACCGGTGTTCCCAGGCGTACGGGCCGACTCGCTGCCCGAGCTTGCACGCCAACTCGGCCTGGACGAAGCCACGTTCATGCGGACGCTCGAGGCCTACAACGCCGCCTGCCGCGCCGGAACCTTCGACCACACCGTGCTCGACGACTGCCACACGGAAGGCCTGACACCTGCCAAGACCCACTGGGCGCTGCCGCTCGACACCCCTCCGTTTCACGGCTACGCCCTCAAGCCCGGCGTGACCTTCACCTACCTCGGCCTCAAGACCAACGAGCACGCGGCGGTGCACTTCGACGGCACGCCGAGCGGCAACCTCTTCGTGGCCGGCGAGATGATGGCCGGCAATGTGCTTGGCCAGGGCTACACCGCCGGCGTGGGCATGAGCATCGGCACGGCCTTCGGTCGCATCGCCGGCACCAGCGCCGCGCGGGCCGCGCTGAGGGAGCGCGTGCATGGCTGA